A segment of the Dehalococcoidia bacterium genome:
GGCGCGCGCGTTTCGAGGTCGTTGACGGCCGCCGCAACCCGCGCGAGATTGTCCTCGAGCCGGCGCACGATGCTGTCGAGATCGCGCAGTTGCCGGTCTGAGGTGGTGGAACCCAGCGCCCCCGACTCGACGAGATTGCGCACGGCGTCCTGCAGGCGCGCCTGCTGGTCGATGAGGAGGTCGGCCTGTCTTCGCAAGTCGGCCAGGTCCTCCGCCTCGTCCCGCAGATCGATGATCGGCAATTGCTGTGCCGCACGCGATGACAAGTGGCGGGCAAGTTCCTGCACGTACTGGCTCGACTTCGAAGCTTCGGCCGCCGCGCGGCTCGCCTGGCTGAGGACGCGCCATGCGCCGACCGTGCCGATCAACGTGAACAGAAGCAGGCCGCCGAGGCCCATGACGACGGCCGCGACGGCTGCGGCGAACTCCCAGTTGGCGGTGTCGCCCATGGTCGCTCTCCGATGCGGGGCCAATCAGGCGTCCCCCGCGCTACAGAATGGTCGGTAGTTCGCCGGACGCGCTAAAGCCAAACCCCTTAGGGGCGCGCCGAGGCGCGCTGGAACCAGCCCAGCATCTCACTGGTAACAACGTCTGGCTGCTCTTGTTGTGTCCAATGCCCGCAGTTCGGAATGAACTTGATTGTGAAGTTCTTCACCCAAGCATCGAGCCCGTCATTCAGCGCCCTGCTGAGGACCGGATCGTCCTCGCCCCACAGGACCAGCGTCGGCACCTCGATCGCCGCCGAAGGCAAGACCTTCGAACCCTGCCGGACCGCTTGCCGGTAGTAGTCGATCGCCGCCCGCGCGGCACCCGGCCGCAAGAATGCCGTGCGGTAGACCTCGAGATCGGCGGCGGAGAACGCCTCGGCACGCTTCGTCGAGCGACGAAACGCTGACGCGATGGCGGCGGCGCCCTTGCGCGTCAGCACGAACTCAGGCAACCACGGCGCCTGGAAGAACAGCATGTAACTGCTCTTGAGCATCTGCCCGGGACTGCGACGCACGTACCGCGCGTAGGCCGCCGGGTGCGGCGCATTCATGACCGTCAACGAATGGAGCAGCGACGGGTATCGCCATGCCACCTGCCACGCGACGGCGCCGCCCCAGTCATGGCCGACGAGATGGACCCGTCGATCCCCGGGGGCAATCGCGCGCGCAAGCTCCACGACGTCGCTGACAAGCGATTCGATGTCGTAGCCGCGCTTCGGCTTGTCGCTCAGGTTGTAACCGCGCATGTCGGGCGCGATGGCGTGATAGCCCGCGGCCGCGAGCGCCGGAAGTTGTCGTCCCCACGAATACCAGCACTCCGGAAAGCCGTGCAGGAGGATGACCGTCGGGCCTTCGCCCTGCTCTGCGCAATGCAGGCGGACGTTGTTGACTTCGATGAAGCGATGCCTGACGTCCATGGCAGCATGAAACATCAGCCAGCGCACAACGGACAACTGCTCGTCGCCGTTTCGCAAGCGCCAGCCGGCATAGCCGCCGTCGCTCGCCGCGCTACACTGCGGCATGATCAGGAAGGCATTAGCGGCCGCCGCGTTGTTCTCAGCGCCGGGGATCGCGCTCACGATTGCATCTGAGCGCATGATCCGGCCTCGCGTGTTCTACGCGGGGCCGTGGAATCCGGACCCGCCCGACGCCGTCGGCTGGCCGCACGAAGAAGCGCGCATCTTCACGCCGGACGGACTCGAACTACAGGGCTGGTACTTCAAGGCGAAGGAGCGCGACGCCGCGACGCTCCTCTTCATGCACGGCACGAGCTACAACGCCAGCGACATGTGGGTCTCGCCCGAGCGTACGAAGGCGTTCGGTGACTTCCTGCGGGGCATTGGCGCCAACTTCTTTTTGTTCGACTACCGGGGTTACGGCCGAAACGCCGGTACCGCGACCGAAGAGGGCACGTACACCGATGCCGCGTCGGCGCTGGGGTGGCTGTACGAGCGTGACGACATCGACCACGCGAAGATCTTCTTCTACGGATTTTCGCTGGGGACAGGCATCGCGACGGAGCTGGCGATGCGTGAGCCGGGCGCAGGGCTGATCCTGCGCGCGCCCTTCACTTCGATCCGCGACCTGGCCGTCGGGCGGCACCCGAAGCTGCGAGCCGTGCTGACGGTGGCCCCGTGGCTGCCTCTGACGAACTACGACACGCTCTCGAAGATTTCGCGTCTCGACCGGCCGCTGCTCGTGATGCACGGCGATGCCGACCAGACCGTGCCCGAACGCATGGGCCAGCGCGTCTTCGAAGCGGCGCCGGAGCCCAAGCGATACGTGACATTCCCGGCCGGCGCGCACACCGACTTCGCAACGGAGTTGGTGGTGCCCGCGATCACGCAGTTCGTCGATAGCGTGCTCGGGCGCGACGTGCGCGAACCGATAAAGACGTCAGCAGGGTAGTGGCGCCGCCGCTCCTGCTCGATCGCCGTCTGGCGGCAGTCCCGCTACTTCGATCGCTCCCGAATCGCTAATCTGAGGCGATGAGCGTCGAGGTGCAGGGCGAACTGGCCCAGAAGCTGGAAGAGGCGATTCCGCGACGCCGCGGACTGCTCGACCGCGACCCGGAGTACCGCGCGCTCACGCTGCTCGCGAAGCGCAACCGCAGATACCCGCCCCGGACGCCGCTAGACGCATTGCAGCACGTGGTCGATGCGGCGCGCGAGTTGACGAACGGCACCTACGGCGCGCTCGCCGTCACCGGTACGGACGATTATGTCGAGGGATTTGCCGTCAGCGGCATGGACGAGAAGGCGCTCGCCTCGCTCAAGGGGCCGCCGCAAGGGCACGGGCCGCTCGGCACCATGCGCATGGACGGCATGCCGGTACACCTGCGTGATGTCGGTGAACACGAGAAGGCGTTTGGCTTCCCGCCGAAGCATCCGGGTATGAAGGAGCTGCTCGGCGTCCCGATCTTCTGCGGTGCGAACGTCCGCGGCGCGCTCTACGTTACCGATCGCCGCAGCGGCAACGAGTTTTCCGACGAAGACCAGGAAATACTGCGCGTCCTCAGCCGCCACGGGGCGCTGATCATCGAAGCGTCCTGGTACTGATGCGACTCGTGACGTTTCGCGAGCGCGCAGGCGGCACCGCGCAACTCGGGATGATCGCCGGCGATCGCGTCCTGTTCCTCGATACCGTTTCGCGCGACATGCTGGGATTCATCGCACAGGGCGAACGCGCGCTCGATGCCGCGCGGGCGATGCAAGACGGCGCCAAGGGCGTGAATCTCGCCGACGTCGTGCTCTGCGCGCCGATCGAGACGCCGCGGCGCAACGTCGTGTGCGTGGGATTGAACTACGCCGAGCATGTCGCGGAGTCAGCGTCCGCCGCGGGCGCGGATGCGCCGAAGTTTCCCGTGTTCTTCACGAAGCCGCCGACATGCGTGATCGGACCGGAAGCCGAGATCCCCTGGCATCCGCACGTCAGCACGTCGATCGACTGGGAAGTCGAGTTGGCGGTGATCATCGGCGAGGAGTGCAAGGACGTCGATGAAGCGTCGGCGCTCGACTGCGTCTTCGGCTACACCGTCGCGAACGACGTCACGGCGCGCGACCTGCAGGCGCGGCACCAGCAGTGGTACAAGGGCAAAGGGCTGGACGGGTTCTGTCCCCTCGGTCCAGTCATCGTGACCCGCGACGAGATCGCCAACCCGCACACGCTCGATATCGCGCTGCGGGTGAACGGCGACACGAAACAGCAGTCGAACACCAGCCACATGATCTTCAGCGTCGCGCGGTTGATCGCCGAGTGGTCGGCAGGCATGACGCTGTTAGCGGGCGACATCCTGCTCACGGGTACGCCATCCGGCGTGGGGGTCGGCCGCAAGCCGCCGGAGTTCCTGAAGCCGGCCGATGTGGTCGAAGCTGAAGTCACGGGCATCGGCGTGCTCCGCAACACAGTCGCTCGCGCATAGCGGCCCCCCAACGCCGATACTGAAGTGGAATGATCGTCGGCACCGTCCGTGAGCTGAAGAACGAGGAATACCGCGTCGGCCTGACGCCGGAGGGCTCGCACGCGCTCGTCGACGCGGGCCATCGCGTGCTCGTCGCGAGCGGCGCCGGCGCCGGTGTTGGCTACGGCGATGAGGCGTATGCCGCCGCGGGCGCCAGCGTGCTGCGCGATCCGCGCGCCGTGTGGGCGAGCGCCGACCTCGTCGTCAAGGTGAAGGAGCCGTTGCCCGAAGAGTATGCGCTGATCCGCGACGAACAGACGCTGTTCACCTATCTCCACCTCGCCGCGTTGCCGGAACTGACACGCGTGCTGCTCCGCTCACACGTCACGGCCATCGGCTATGAGACCGTGCAACTGCCCGACGGTTCGCTGCCGCTGCTGATCCCGATGAGCCAGATCGCCGGCAAGATGGCGACCGAGGTGGCCGCGCAATATCTTCGCAAGCCCGGCCCGGGGCGCGGCAAGCTGATGTCGGGCATTCCCGGCGCGCCGCCCGCGCACGTCGTCGTGCTGGGCGCGGGCATCGTCGCCGAGAACGCGATCGAGGCGGCCGTCGCGCTCGGCGCGCGCGTGACGGTCTTCGATACGCGGCTCGATAAGCTCCGCCGCGTGCAGGAGCGCTGGCCGGGACGCACGACGACGCTGATGTCGAGCAGGCTCGCGATAGCGCACGCCATGGAGAGCGCCGACGTGCTCATTTGCGCCGTGCTGGTGCCGGGCGCCGCGGCGCCGAAGCTCGTGACGCGCGACATGGTGCGCGGCATGGGCGAAGGCACCGTGATCGTCGACGTATCGATCGACCAGGGCGGCACGTGCGAGACGTCGCGGCCGACGACGCACGAGGAGCCGATCTACGTCGAGGAGCGCGTCGTGCACTACTGCGTTTCGAACATGCCCGGGGCGGTGCCGATGACGTCAACGGCCGCGCTCACCGCCGCGACGCTTCCCTACGTGCTGGAGATCGCGGGGCTCGGGTCGCGCCTGGCGGTCGAGCAGAACGCCGCATTAGCGCGTGGCGTGCTCGTCAGCGAGGGCGCCGTGACGCACGAGGCGCTCGCCGCATCGCTCGAACTGCCGTTCGTGCCGCTGGAGCGCGTGCTGCCGCAGTAGCTCTATTTGGTCGCGTCGAGGATCTTCTGCGCGTGCTGGGCGTGGTCCTCGTCGTGCACGCGCTGGAACGCCGCCCACTCGAACACGTCGAGCGGCCCGAAGAAGGGATGATGCGGCTTCGCCGAACGGTCAGCCGTCTCGGGGATCGCGCGGACCGCGGCGAGCGTGCGCTCGTTGAGCTGTCGAAGTTCTCCGAGCAGCGCCGCGAACGTCGCTCCGTCATCCTCGCGTGACATGCCGATCATGCGCTGCGAGCGTTCCTTCGTCACACCGGCGGCGTCCATCGTGCCCGCGGAAAGCTGACCGAGCATGCTCGTCAGCCCGCTCTCGGCCGAGACGACGTGCAGCATGAGTTCGCGCAGCGACCACTCGTCGGGCGCCGGCTTCGTCGACGCGCGTCGCTCGTCGACGTCCCCTAAGGCGGCGAGCAGTTTCACCTGCCCGGCTTCGACGAGTTCAGCGAGCGCCGCGGGCGATTTCGCTCCCTGGTGCTGGATGTACGAACGGACGCGATCGACGACCTCTTGTGGCAGCATGCGTCGAGCATACGCCCGGTGGCTAGCGGAAAGCAAGCCACTCGTTAGCTTGCGGACGGGCACCGGGAGGAGAGGACGCAATCCGCGCAGCGTGGTTTGCGCGCCCGGCAGACGGTGCGGCCGTGGACGACTAGATTCACGTGAAGCGTGAACCGTAGGATCTCGGGAACCTGCTTTTGGAGGGCGTCTTGGGAAGCGGTGAGCCGCAAATCCCCGCTGGCGAACCCGAGTCGTTTCAAGACGCGGAGGACATGGGTGTCGACCGGAAATACATTTCGGCGGAAGCTGTAGAGCATGACGCATCGAGCGACCTTCTTACCGACACCGGGCAAGCTCGACAGGTACGCCTCGATCTCATCATCCGGTAGGGCTTTCAGCCGCCGTAGGTCGATCGACCCTTCTCGCTCGCGAATGACGTCGAACATTGAGACGAGACGGCGAGCGCGTTGGTGATAGAGCCCTATAGGACGAAGAACCTCAGCGAGAATGACTTCAGTCTCCGCCGTTACAGACTCCCACCGTGGAAATAGGGCGCGCAGATGAGCGAATGTGTCTTCCGCGCCAGATTCCGTCATCACGGTGAGGATGATGTAGACGAGTTCGTCTACGGGATCGGATTGATTGCCGAGGGGAAGGGAATCATGTCCTGGCGAGCCGTACTCCTCCGCGAGCCGATCCGCGATGATCCTAAAGGTCTCGCTGGCCTGGTATTCGATCATGCTTGCCTTATTTGTGATTGTCCACGTAATAGCGGCTAAGGAGTCGCGGCGGGGTCATCGTTCTCAAACGTCAAGGTGATAACCGAGGCAATGGTCGGCGGCAGCGAGTGTTGTGCAAGCAGTTCGGCAATCTCCAATTGCAGCCTCGCTAAACAGTCCTGTCGTGCCTCGACGAGTACAGCCGTTGCATCCGTAAAGTCGCCAATCAACGAAAGAATGCTCGGCCTGCCTGTCAACCAGCGCCAGAACGCTGGTCCGACGATGTACCGGTATTCGAAACCTTCCAGATCACGGTTCTCGGTCCGCGGCCCGCCAGCCGGGAATCTCATCTCACGGTCATCCTCCCTGCCACGCATCACGCCGATCATGGCCTTGACGGGCTGTCGCCTCGCCTGTTGAAAGGTCCGGTAGCGCTCTACGCGGTCTTTGAGCGCCCGAACCGTCTGCGCCAGCGACGAAGCGTTGAGCGTGTTCGTTTGGCTCTTCTCTTCGATCACCCACAACGCGCCTTCGCGCTCGGCCAGGAAATCTCCTGCATCGATAACGGCGGGCTCGGCGAGATCTTTGAGTATCCGCTGCCACGTGTGACCCATTGTGGTTTCTTCGGATGACGATTCGAGCGCCGCAAACGCCTGCTCTACGAACCCGTCCGAGGTCGCCACGCCACGAAGGGCGAACATAAGGACGTCTTTCGACAATAAGTCGCGTAATCGTTTCGTCCTGTAGAAGTGAAGGCGGCGATCCACATAATCCCGCAGCGCGGCATGAACCGCCTCGTTAGTCATATCGCGACGAGGTGGGCGAGAACGTCGTGTCCGCCCGGAACAGCGACAGGATCGTGCGCGCGCCGTTGTTTAATGAACCACTCCGGCGGGGAGGCGGCGGCCGTCCAGTTGAACATCGAGCGCCAAGTCTTGGTCGAAAAACGCGAGAAGCGCATGTCCAATTGCCCGCCCAAGGCCGATTGGAACGGCGTTGCCGATCTGCTTGTACTTCTCGGCGGTCGGGCCCGCAAATAGCCAATCATCCGGAAACTGCTGTACGCGTGCATACTCGCGCACAGACAGTACTCGATCGTGTTCCGGGTGACAAAGGCTCGTGCCCTTCTGGATTGGCGTCGCCGGGACGGTCGGTGAGGGGCGTTCAAATGTGAGGCGGCGGAAGAAGCCGACCTTTCCACCGTCCGAGGCGTACGCACCACCGAGGGCCGCCTTGACAACATCCTCGCCGTACTCACGGAGGTGACGCCAATTGCGACCCGGGGGTATTAGCCGAAGATATTTGAGGCGAGCCTCTGAATACCGAAGGTACTCAGGTGCCAATTCGTTCAGATCAGAGATCGCGTCGCCGAGCGTCCGCCACTTATACGGCTGCTCGACCGTGGGAGTCTCCGCGTGTGTGGGCGGGATCAACTCCTGGATCGGCATTCGCTCCGGTAGCCACTTCGCCGCCCCGAACTCGTGATCTCGCGAGCCCAAGAAAATCACGCGTTGACGGAACTGGGGTACGCCGAAGTTCACCGCGTCGACAAGGCCGTAGACCACCTCATAGCCCAGTTGGTCTTGGAGCCGGTCCATGATGACGGCGAGCGCGGAGCCCGCACGTTCATCCGGTTCAAGTTGCGGTGAGCCGGCGCCGCGATCCTTCAGTGGGCGATGCCGCACTGCTGCCGAAAGGATGCCACGCACGTTCTCCATCACAAAGAAGCGCGGGCGAACACCATCGACGATGCGCGCGAAGTCCTGGAACAGCCCACCCCGTACGTCGCTGATCGAGGAGCGCCTTCCGGCCGTGCTGAACGATTGGCATGGGGGGCCACCGGCAACAACATCGATTTCGCCGTCGACGCCAGACAGTTGCAGGAGTTGGTTGGCCGTGATCTCTCTGACGTCGCCATGGATCAGTGGTAGGTCTGGGCGATTCGCTTTGATCGTGGCGCAGCTCCAGCGATCGAGCTCGACGG
Coding sequences within it:
- a CDS encoding alpha/beta hydrolase, translating into MRSDAIVSAIPGAENNAAAANAFLIMPQCSAASDGGYAGWRLRNGDEQLSVVRWLMFHAAMDVRHRFIEVNNVRLHCAEQGEGPTVILLHGFPECWYSWGRQLPALAAAGYHAIAPDMRGYNLSDKPKRGYDIESLVSDVVELARAIAPGDRRVHLVGHDWGGAVAWQVAWRYPSLLHSLTVMNAPHPAAYARYVRRSPGQMLKSSYMLFFQAPWLPEFVLTRKGAAAIASAFRRSTKRAEAFSAADLEVYRTAFLRPGAARAAIDYYRQAVRQGSKVLPSAAIEVPTLVLWGEDDPVLSRALNDGLDAWVKNFTIKFIPNCGHWTQQEQPDVVTSEMLGWFQRASARP
- a CDS encoding alpha/beta hydrolase; this encodes MIRPRVFYAGPWNPDPPDAVGWPHEEARIFTPDGLELQGWYFKAKERDAATLLFMHGTSYNASDMWVSPERTKAFGDFLRGIGANFFLFDYRGYGRNAGTATEEGTYTDAASALGWLYERDDIDHAKIFFYGFSLGTGIATELAMREPGAGLILRAPFTSIRDLAVGRHPKLRAVLTVAPWLPLTNYDTLSKISRLDRPLLVMHGDADQTVPERMGQRVFEAAPEPKRYVTFPAGAHTDFATELVVPAITQFVDSVLGRDVREPIKTSAG
- a CDS encoding GAF domain-containing protein, encoding MSVEVQGELAQKLEEAIPRRRGLLDRDPEYRALTLLAKRNRRYPPRTPLDALQHVVDAARELTNGTYGALAVTGTDDYVEGFAVSGMDEKALASLKGPPQGHGPLGTMRMDGMPVHLRDVGEHEKAFGFPPKHPGMKELLGVPIFCGANVRGALYVTDRRSGNEFSDEDQEILRVLSRHGALIIEASWY
- a CDS encoding fumarylacetoacetate hydrolase family protein; protein product: MRLVTFRERAGGTAQLGMIAGDRVLFLDTVSRDMLGFIAQGERALDAARAMQDGAKGVNLADVVLCAPIETPRRNVVCVGLNYAEHVAESASAAGADAPKFPVFFTKPPTCVIGPEAEIPWHPHVSTSIDWEVELAVIIGEECKDVDEASALDCVFGYTVANDVTARDLQARHQQWYKGKGLDGFCPLGPVIVTRDEIANPHTLDIALRVNGDTKQQSNTSHMIFSVARLIAEWSAGMTLLAGDILLTGTPSGVGVGRKPPEFLKPADVVEAEVTGIGVLRNTVARA
- the ald gene encoding alanine dehydrogenase, coding for MIVGTVRELKNEEYRVGLTPEGSHALVDAGHRVLVASGAGAGVGYGDEAYAAAGASVLRDPRAVWASADLVVKVKEPLPEEYALIRDEQTLFTYLHLAALPELTRVLLRSHVTAIGYETVQLPDGSLPLLIPMSQIAGKMATEVAAQYLRKPGPGRGKLMSGIPGAPPAHVVVLGAGIVAENAIEAAVALGARVTVFDTRLDKLRRVQERWPGRTTTLMSSRLAIAHAMESADVLICAVLVPGAAAPKLVTRDMVRGMGEGTVIVDVSIDQGGTCETSRPTTHEEPIYVEERVVHYCVSNMPGAVPMTSTAALTAATLPYVLEIAGLGSRLAVEQNAALARGVLVSEGAVTHEALAASLELPFVPLERVLPQ
- a CDS encoding DinB family protein, which encodes MLPQEVVDRVRSYIQHQGAKSPAALAELVEAGQVKLLAALGDVDERRASTKPAPDEWSLRELMLHVVSAESGLTSMLGQLSAGTMDAAGVTKERSQRMIGMSREDDGATFAALLGELRQLNERTLAAVRAIPETADRSAKPHHPFFGPLDVFEWAAFQRVHDEDHAQHAQKILDATK
- a CDS encoding endonuclease III encodes the protein MIEYQASETFRIIADRLAEEYGSPGHDSLPLGNQSDPVDELVYIILTVMTESGAEDTFAHLRALFPRWESVTAETEVILAEVLRPIGLYHQRARRLVSMFDVIREREGSIDLRRLKALPDDEIEAYLSSLPGVGKKVARCVMLYSFRRNVFPVDTHVLRVLKRLGFASGDLRLTASQDALQKQVPEILRFTLHVNLVVHGRTVCRARKPRCADCVLSSRCPSAS
- a CDS encoding PmeII family type II restriction endonuclease; its protein translation is MTNEAVHAALRDYVDRRLHFYRTKRLRDLLSKDVLMFALRGVATSDGFVEQAFAALESSSEETTMGHTWQRILKDLAEPAVIDAGDFLAEREGALWVIEEKSQTNTLNASSLAQTVRALKDRVERYRTFQQARRQPVKAMIGVMRGREDDREMRFPAGGPRTENRDLEGFEYRYIVGPAFWRWLTGRPSILSLIGDFTDATAVLVEARQDCLARLQLEIAELLAQHSLPPTIASVITLTFENDDPAATP
- a CDS encoding DNA cytosine methyltransferase; translated protein: MISLFSGAMGLDLGLEAAGFETVAAVELDRWSCATIKANRPDLPLIHGDVREITANQLLQLSGVDGEIDVVAGGPPCQSFSTAGRRSSISDVRGGLFQDFARIVDGVRPRFFVMENVRGILSAAVRHRPLKDRGAGSPQLEPDERAGSALAVIMDRLQDQLGYEVVYGLVDAVNFGVPQFRQRVIFLGSRDHEFGAAKWLPERMPIQELIPPTHAETPTVEQPYKWRTLGDAISDLNELAPEYLRYSEARLKYLRLIPPGRNWRHLREYGEDVVKAALGGAYASDGGKVGFFRRLTFERPSPTVPATPIQKGTSLCHPEHDRVLSVREYARVQQFPDDWLFAGPTAEKYKQIGNAVPIGLGRAIGHALLAFFDQDLALDVQLDGRRLPAGVVH